GGCCGTTCCGCAAATGCTTTGGAGCCCATGACGCCAAGACCAAGCGCCTGCGCGTGCGCTACGACGAACGTGAGCGAGGCTTCAACGAGCGCAGCCGAAAGCGTCGTCACAGTAACTGGTGCAGTTTGCGTGCTGGCCTGCCGCAGTTCCGCCACCATCTGATTCCACCAAACGCGGAATGGCCCGGTACCAAGCGATTCAAGGGCCTCCGCGAAAGCCTCGAAGGGCTCAGCGGATTTAGGGCGGCCATCTGAGCGCCGCGCTATGACGTCTTTCACCGCAGCGTAGGCTCGCTCCCGAGATTCGTTTCGACGCGTCTGCGGAAAGTTGCGTTGTTGCGCCAGTTGCGTAGTCGGGGTCGCGAAGCCTTCCCTGCCTCGCGCATATCTAAGGATTCCTTCCTGCTCCACCAGAATACCGTTCAGCACCATCATGGTCACGGCAATCTGGACGTCATTCCGTGAAAGTCCTGCAGCGTTGCCACGCTCGACAATAACAGTGCGCTCAAGCCGTGCACCCTGTGCCCCATAGACACGCGCAGCTTCATGCATCTCGGCGAAGACGAAATCAAACGCCTTGGGGTTTCGGTAATCGGGCACCTCGGGCGGGTAGAAAATCAGCCACAGCGCCGTATCGTTCGGCCCCGGCATTAATCGGCCTCCAACGCCGTGCTCCGTGGTTACGTGTGACATCGCATCTGAAATTTCTCCCGGCAGAAGCCCAATGCTACGCCCCGCTTCGACGAGTTCGCCAAAGGTCAAACCTGGGTCAGTTGGCGCAATGTAGATGCTGCACTCGATGCAAGACTTCAAAAAACCAATCAGGCGATTTCGGTCGTGGATTGTCTGCATGGCTTGGTCGAACTGGAGCACGGAAAGGAGTCGTCCGATTCTAGCGGCTTCCTTGGCGCGGAGCCCACGCCGTGTGGACCGAGCGCACATCATTCGGGGGTTCTTTTGGGGGTTTTCTATCCGCCGAGAATTCCATCATCCAATACTGTCGTGTGGTTACACGAACTATTTCATTCCGGCCCTGGCACCAAAGAATTCGCAAGACCGCTGTTTCAGCATTTCCTCAAACCCCGCCAGCACATGCTGCTCGCGGGGTTTGTTGTTTGTGGCGGCCTGCCTGACAACCTCGACAGACCTGAACGAACGTGAGCGGCGTGAGCACGACCATCGCCTCTCACGCCATCCGATACCCCTTACCGCCCCACCGCCCGCGCCCCGCCCTGCACGGCCGCGCGCCGGCGCTTGAACACGTACCCGGCCCACATCACCACCAGCCACGCCGGCACCAGCCATACTGAAACGGACAGACCGGGCGTCATTGCCAGAATCACGAGGATCAATGCCATGAACGCGAGGCAGATCCAGTTGCTGACCGGAAACCAGAACGACTTGAATACGAGCGTCTCGCCTGCCGCGACCATCGCCTTGCGCGACTTGAGATGCGTGAGGCTGATCAGCGCCCAGTTGAGCACGAGCGCCGCCACCACCAGCGCCATCAGCAAGCCGAGCGCTTCGGCCGGAATCAGGTAGTTGACGATCACGCACGTGAACGTGGCGAGCGCGGACAAACCGATCGCCATATACGGCACGCCGCGCCGGTCGACCTTCATCAGCGCGCGCGGAGCGTTACCCTGCTCCGCGAGACCGTACAGCATGCGGCTGTTCGCATAGACGCCGCTGTTGTACACCGACAGCGCCGCGGTCAACACCACCACGTTGAGGACGTTCGCGGTCAGCGTCGAGCCGATCTGCGAGAAGATCATCACGAACGGACTGCCGCCGGCCGCGACCTCGTTCCACGGATACAACGACAACAGCACCGTCAGCGAGCAAATGTAGAAAATCAGAATCCGGTAGATCACCTGATTCACGGCCTTTGGAATGCTCTTCTGCGGCTCGTCGGCTTCCGCCGCCGTAATGCCGATCAACTCCAGCCCGCCGAACGAGAACATGATCACCGCGAGCATCATGAACAGACCATGAAACCCATGCGGGAAAAAGCCGCCGTGGGCCCAGAGGTTGGCGATCGACGCTTGCGGGCCGCCGTGGCCGCTGATCAGCAGATAGCCGCCGAACACGATCATGCCGACCACCGCCGCGACCTTGATGATCGCGAACCAGAACTCCGTTTCGCCGTAGGCTTTGACGTTGGCGAGATTGATCGCGTTGATGCCAGCGAAGCACACCAGCGCCGACACCCACGTCGGCACGCCGGGCCACCAGTAGTGAACATACGTGCCGACAGCGGTCAGCTCGGCCATACTCACGAGCACATACAGGACCCAGTAATTCCAGCCCGACAGAAAGCCGGCAAAGTCGCCCCAATACTTGTACGCGAAGTGGCTGAACGAACCGGCCACCGGCTCCTGCGCCACCATTTCCCCCAACTGCCGCATGATCATGAAGGCGATGATGCCGCCGATCGCGTAGCCGAGAATCATCGACGGACCGGCTGCCTGCAACACGCTGGCGGAGCCGAGAAACAGGCCGGTGCCGATCGCGCCGCCCAGCGCGATGAGCTGGATGTGGCGATTCTTGAGCCCCCGCTTCAGGCCGTCTTGCTGCTGTGCACTATTCAAATTGCGCCCCAGTGTATGAATATCGATCACCCGATCGGACTTATGGTCCGGGCCGGCCGAACCTGAAATTTTACCGTGGCCGATATTACCTAAATACTGGGAGCAACCCGCGCTTGGTTCTGCGCCGCACTTAACGGCAAGGATAGTGATTGTCACTGGCGCAGGGCTTCTGTATGTTGCCCTAGTCGGGCTTTCAGCCTCCGGAGATTCAACATGTCGCCCAAACGTCTGCTTTGCGCCGCTGCTTTGTGTCTCTGCTTCCCCGCGGCCGCCGCTCTCGCCCAAACCGCCGCGCCGGCCACGCCGCCCACCGCCGCGCCTCCCGTGGAACCCGCTGCCGAGCCGCCCATCGAGCCGGGTATGGAGACGAGCGCACCCGAAGCCCCTGCTCCCGCACCCGTGGCGCCCGCCGCACCGCCCGTGAAGGCTGCCGCCGCGCCGCCTCCCGCCGCGCCCATGACCGGTCCGGTACGCAATGTCGTGCTGGTTCACGGCGCGTTCGTCGACGGCTCGAGCTGGAACGGTGTGGTCGCCAAACTTCAGCAGAAAGGCTATCACGTGAGTTCGGTGCAGAACCCGCTCACCTCGCTCGCCGACGATGTCGCCGCGACCCGCCGCGTCCTCGCACGCCAGGACGGGCCGACCATGCTGGTGGGGCATTCGTGGGGCGGCGTCGTGATCACCGAAGCGGGCGCGAACGCGCCGAACGTCGCGGGCCTCGTCTATATCGCGGCGATCGCGCCGGACCTGCACGAGTCGACCGTGGATCTGATGAAGCGCGCCGCGCCAATGCCCGCGGGTGCGAGCATCATCAAGGATCCGAGCGGCTTCCTCTGGCTCGATCGCACGAAATACCATGCAGATTTCGCCGCGGACGTCCCCGAGAATCTGACGCGCGTGCTTGCCACCGCGCAGGTGCCGATTGCCGCAACGGCCTTCAGTGAAACGGTCAGTCAGGTCGCCTGGAGGGAAAAGCCGTCGTGGTACGTGATCACGACACGCGACCGGGCTGTGTCGCCGGAAGTCGAAAGATTCATGGCCGACCGCATGGGCGCGAAAGTCGTGCCGATGGCGTCGAGCCACCTGGCGCCGGTATCGCACGCGGGCGCGATTGCCGACGTGATCGATCGCGCGGCGCGTGAGCTGAGCCGGCAGCAGTAGTCCCGTTCAGGCGCATTCGCGAGTGTCCTTCGCGCAATACCGGTTCGATGCTCTCCCGCAGTACGATTCGATTGGGACACCATAGGTTTCCGAGCCTCCGGCGTTCAACGCAACATGAACGACATCGCCGACAGGCAGTTCAGCACGCGCACCGCATGTTCCGCCGACGCCGCGCTGAATCGCAGGGTGACTGCATCGACGCGCGTGAGCGTCGGCCATTGGCAAAACAGATCGGCAAGCGCGCTGGTTTGCACGCGCAGTTCGCATTCCAGCGGCTTCGTTTGGGCGTGCGAGGATTCCCGCGCATACCCGTTGGCGAGATGCTGCTGAACCACTTCGCGCGCGGCGCTCCCGATCGCCGCGCGCGCGTTTGCCGGTGACTGCGTGACGCCGCTCGCATTCCCGGTCGCGCTCTTGGTGACGACGAAACGCGCGCCCGGGAAACGCGGCGCGGTTTCTTCGGCGAAAACGTCGTCGCCGGATAAAAGCCCGACCCGTGCGCCATATTCTTCCGCCAGCGCGCCATATACGCCCGCCTCGCCGACCTCGACGCCGTTCAGCGAAACGCGTGCGAAGGCGAAACTGTTGATCGTATGTGCAAGGACGCCGCGCGTTTGCGACATGGCGTGATAGCCGATCATGAAGACCAGCGCCGCGCCGTATTCGAGCCCGGCCATCATGCCGAGCGTGCGCGGTTTGCCGAGCACCACCTGAGCGCGCGCATCGAGCAGGTCAGGTAGCAGATTGCGAAAGCCGCCATGAGAATCGTTGACCCATACTTGCGTCGCGCCGCCGGCGAATGCGCCTTCGATCGCGGCGTTGGCTTCGAGCGTCATCCAGCGGCGCGCCGCTTCGTATTCGCTGTTGCCCGCGCGCGTTTGTTCGGGATGAAACACGCCGGCAATGCCTTCGATATCGACGGAAATGAGGACTTTCATCGGGGAGCGGGCTTGAGTAGTTGGACGAGATCGGGAACGCTGTCACGCAGCGACAGACGCCGATGGCCATCGCGTCCGGCCACGGAAGCAGCACGCCACAAGGCGTCGAGAATCGCCTGCTCGACGCTGTCCGCGCAGGCGCGAAAGAGCGGGTCAAGACGCTCGTCGGCGAGCAGCGGCGGCAGCGTAATGAAGTCGGCCCCGTGCGGCACGGTATAAGCCGTTGAAAACGCCAGCGCGATATCGCCGCTGCCATGTCCATATACCGAACCGGTGCGCGCGAGACCTGCCCCCGCGCGTAACGAAAGGCGCTTGAGTTGGCGCGCGTCGAGCGGCGCATCGGTGGCGACGATCATGATGATCGAGCCTTGCTCGGGTTTCGTCGCCGGCGTGGCTGACAATGCAGCGGTCTCCACTTTGGCAGCACGTTCGGCCAGCATGCGACCGAGCGGCGTACCGTCGACAGTCAGCATCGGCAGGCGGCCGAAGTTCGCCAGCACGAGTGCGCCGACGGTATAACTGCGACCGGCTGCGCTCACCACGCGCGACGCGTTGCCGATGCCGCCCTTCAGATCGAAGCACGACATGCCCCGGCCCGCGCCGACCGATCCGCTCGCGACATCCGAACTCGTGGCTGCCCAAGCTTCGTCGAAATGCTGCCCGGTGACGGCGAGCGCCTGGATGTCGTTCAGATAGCCGTCATTGCATTCGAACACCAAAGGATTGACCGTCGACCACTCGCGTCCGATCTGCGGATCGGCACGCACCGCCGCGCGAATCTGCGCCTGCGCGACAGCGGCGACGCTGAATGTGTTGGTCAACGCGATCGGCGTTTCCAGCGTGCCGAGTTCTTCGACCTGCACGAGCCCGATGCTTTTGCCGAACCCGTTGATCACCGAAGCCGCCGCCGGCACCTTGTCGAGAAAGGGATCCCCGTCATGCGGACGAATCACGGTCACGCCGGTTTGCACGGCGCCTTCATCGAGCGTGCAGTGCCCGACTGTCACGCCCGGCACGTCGGCAATCGTGCCGAGCGGACCCGCCGGCAATGTGCCGACATGCGGCGCGTTTTGAATCTTTGGCAAATTCATGGCCGGTCTAGCTTCGGATCGAGCGCATCGCGCAGTCCGTCGCCGAGCAGATTGAACGCCAGCACGGTCAGGAAAATCGCCAGACTCGGAAACAGCGCGATATGCGGTGCCGTCACCATGTCGGCGCGCGCTTCATTGAGCATCGCGCCCCACTCGGGCGTCGGAGGTTGTGCGCCGAGGCCGAGAAACGACAGGCTTGCCGCCGTGATGATCGAGGTACCGATACGCATCGTGAAGTACACCACCACCGAAGAAATCGTCCCCGGCAGAATGTGCCGCACGATGATGGTCCAGTCCGACGCGCCGATGCTGCGCGCCGCCTCGATATACGTGAGCTGCTTGAGCATCAGCGTATTGCCGCGCACGAGCCGCGCGAACGCCGGAATGCTGAAGATCGCCACCGCGCAGATCACGTTAATCATGCCGTTGCCGAGAATCGCCACCACGCCGATCGCCAGCAGAATGCCGGGAAAAGCGAACAGCACGTCGGCGACGCGCATCGTGATGCGATCCCACCAGCCTTCGTAATAGCCGGCCAGCAAACCGAAGAGCGTTCCGATCACCGCGCCGATCGCAACGGACAGAAAGCCTGCTTCGAGCGAAATGCGCGAACCCGCGAGAATGCGGCTGAAAATATCGCGGCCCAGCGAATCCACGCCGAACCAGTGCGCGGCGGACGGCCCTGCGTTCAACGCATCGTAGTCGAAGAAATTCTCCGGATCGTACGGCACGATATGCGGCGCCGCAATTGCAAGCGCGATCAATAACAGCACGAAAATGCCGGCGGCAAGCGCCACATGCTGCTTACGGAATTTGCGCCAGAATTCGCTCCACGGCGTGCGGATCGCAGGCTCGGCTTTCACGGTGCTGGCCGCATTCGGCTCGGTGGCGGTCGTGCTCATGCGGGCCTCACTTGAAACGGATGGTCGGGTTGATCACGGCGTACAGCACGTCCACGACCAGATTGATGATGATGAATTCCAGCGAGAACAACAGCACTTCGGCCTGGATCACCGGATAGTCGCGCATCGACACGGCATCCACCAGCAGGCGTCCGAGGCCCGGCCAGTCGAACACCACTTCGACCACGATCGAGCCGCCCAGCAGAAAACCGAATTGCAGACCCATCATCGTGATGACGGGAATCATCGCGTTGCGCAGGCAGTGTTTGACGATCACGAGAGGTTCGGGCACACCCTTTGCGCGCGCGGTGCGCACGAAGTCTTCGTTCATCACCTCGACGAACGATGCGCGGGTGAAGCGCGCCATCACCGCCGCGACAGCCGCCCCGAGTGTAAGCGACGGCAGCACATAGCTCTGCCACGAACCATCGCCGACAATCGGCAGCCAGCCGAGCTTCACCGAAAAAATCTCCATCAGCAGCATGCCGAGCGCGAACGCGGGAAACGAAATGCCCGATACCGCCAGCGTCATGCCGAGGCGGTCGGGCCAGCGGTTGCGCCATACGGCCGAGACGATGCCGATGCCCATACCCAGCACGACCGCCCACACCATGCTGGCGAGCGTGAGCAGTAGGGTCGGCATGAAGCGTTCGCCGATTTCCTCGCTGACCGGGCGTTTGCTGCGCGTGGAGACGCCGAAGTCGCCGTGCGCGATCTTCACGAAGAAGCTGGCGAACTGCTGCGGCATCGGTTTGTTCAGGCCGAGGTCGGCACGCACCAGAGCGACCGTCGCCTCGTCCGCTTCGGGACCGGCGGCGAGCCGCGCCGGATCGCCCGGCAACAGATGCACGAACAGGAACACCAGCACGGCGACGATGAAGAGCGTCGGCAGCAGGCCAAAGAGACGTTTGACGAGGAAGTTCAGCATGGAACCCAATCCGGCAATGATGCGGGCAACGAAAGATCTTGTGCAGCGCGTAGTGGAGCAAAGCAGTGACCGCCCAGTGCGGGCGTGCCAATGAAACGGCACGTCCGCGAGCACAGTCAATTCATTACTTGATCGCGATCTCGTCGAAGTTGAACGAACCGTCCGGAGCCACATAAGCACCCGACAGACGCTTGCTGCGCGCGTACACCACCTTCTCCTTGACGAGGAAGATCCACGGCGCGTCGGCCCAGATGCGTTTTTGCGCGTCGGTGTAGAGTTCGGCTTTCTTCGTGCGGTCGGTGGTTTCGAGCGCCTGCTTCAGATCGCTGTCGACGGCGTCGTTCTTGTAGTACGCGGTATTGACCATCTTGGGCGGGAACGAGACGGATGCGAGCAGCGGCGTGATCGCCCAATCGGCTTCACCCGTCGACGACGACCAGCCCGCATAGTACATCCGCACCGGCGCGGTCGCGGCGTCCTGCGCGCTCTCCACCTTGGCGACCCGTTGACCGGCCTCGAGCGCTTCGACTTGCGCCTTGATGCCCACTTGCGCGAGTTGCTGCTGCACGAACTGGATCACCTTCTGCGCGGTCGAGTAGTTATACGCGGACCACAGCGTGGTTTCGAAACCGTTCGGATAGCCCGCTTCCTTCAGCAGCGCGCGCGCCTTGGCCGGATCGTACGGCCACGGCCCCTGCTTCACCGCATAGTCGACGCCTTGCGGCACCACGCCGTCGGCCGGCGTCGCGTAACCGGCGAACGCGACCTTGGTGAGTGCGTCCTTGTTAACCGCATAGTTCAGCGCCTCACGCACCTTCGGATTGTCGAACGGCTTCTGGTTCACGTTCAGGCTGATATAGCGCTGAATGATCGACGGCGACGCGATCAGATCGACCTTCGGGCTCGACTGCAATTGCGCGGCCTGCTCGAACGGCACCTGGAACGCGAAATCCGCTTCGCCGGTACGCATCAACGCGGCCCGCGTGTTGTTGTCGACCACCGGTTTCCAGTCGATCGCATCGACCTTCGGGTAACCCTTCTTCCAGTAGCCGGCGAACTTCTTCACCGTCAGGTCGCCGGCAGGATCCCACTTCACCAGTTCGAACGGACCGGTGCCGACCGGATGGAACGCAATGTCCTTGCCGTACTTTTTCAGCGCGTCCGGAGAAATCATCACCGCCGACGGATGCGCGAGCACATTGATGAACGCCGAGAACGGCGCCTTCAGCGTGATCTTCACCGTGTACGCATCGACCACCTCGGTCTTCTCGATGCGGTTGAACATGTTGTAGCGCTTGAGCTTGTTCGCCGGATCGGTCACGCGGTCGAAGTTCGCTTTCACCGCGGCAGCGTTGAAGTCGGTGCCGTCCTGGAACTTCACGCCATGGCGCAGCTTGAACGTGTAGACCTTCGCATCGGAGCTGGCTTCGTAGCTGTCGGCCAGCACGTTGACCAGTTTCATGTCCTTGTCGAACCCAAAGAGCCCCTGATAGAACGACTTGGCGACGGCTTGCGAGAGCGTGTCGTTGGCATCGTACGGATCGAGCGTCGTGAAGGTCGAGGCGACGGCCATCACGGCCGTGGTGTCGGCGTGCGCCGCATTGCCCGCGAGCATCGCGAACACCACCGCGCCGCCGCTGACCAGCGCGCGCAAACGAAACGGAGAAGACGGGACCAGCAGGTTCATGAGGTTGACTCCAGGCTGCGAGATGAAAACAGGTTGAGATGCTGCGAGAGAAAGCGTGTGGCTTGGGTTCTTGGTACAGCTCTTTAGTCAGGCTTTTTAGTACCGCTCTTTAATACGCACCGCCCACGCGATGCCGGGCGACGAAATGGTCCGGCCCGACCGCGACGAGCGGCGCCACGACAGGTTCATCGTTCAGCGCGCGGATCGGGCTCGGAATCTCGTCGGCGGCGAGCATGCGTTTCGCGTGACGGCGCGCCGGATCGGCAACCGGCACCGCGCCCATCAGCTTGCGCGTGTAGGGATGCTGCGGTGCTTCGAACACCGCGCGGCGCGGGCCGATTTCGACGATCTGGCCGAGATACATCACCGCGACGCGATGACTGACGCGTTCGACCACCGCCATGTCGTGCGAAATGAACACGTACGCGACGCCGAGTTCGCGCTGCAGATCAAGCATCAGGTTGACGATCTGCGCCTGCACCGACACGTCGAGCGCGGAAACGGATTCGTCGGCGATCACGACTTTCGGATTCAACGCGAGCGCGCGCGCAATCGCGATCCGCTGCCGCTGACCGCCGGAGAATTCATGCGGATAACGCCGCGCGGCTTCGGGAGGCAAGCCGACTTTTTCGAGCAGCCATGCAACACGTGCCTGCGCTTGGGCGCCTTGCGCGACGCCGTGCACGAGCAACGGCTCCATGATCGAGAAGCCGACCGTCAGACGCGGATTCAGCGAGGCGAACGGATCCTGGAAAATAAACTGGATGTCGCGGCGCAGCGCCTGCAACGCGGGACCGGTCAGCGAACTGATTTCCTTGCCGTTGAATTCGATCGACCCGCTCTGACTTTCGACGAGGCGCAGCAGCGAGCGGCCCGTGGTCGATTTGCCGCAACCCGATTCACCGACCAGCGCCAGCGTTTCGCCGGGCCGCAAGTCGAAGCTGACTTTTTCCACCGCATGCACGCGGCCCGTCACACGGCCGAAGAGGCCGCTCCTGACCGGAAAGCGCGTGACCAGATCGCGCACACGCAGAATCGGCGGCGTGGTTTCCAGCACCAGCGGCTGCGTTTCTTCAGCGACGGCAGCTGCGGGACGCACGGCTGCGTCGCTGCCGCTCAGACTCGCCTGTTCGACGGTCAGGATCGGGAACCGGGCCGGTTGATCCGTGCCTTGCATCGCGCCGAGACGCGGCACGGCGGCAAGCAACGCCTTTGTATAAGGATGCGATGGCGCGGCGAACAACGCGTCGGACGCGCCCTCTTCCACCTTCTCGCCGCGATACATCACCAGCACGCGGTCCGCCACTTCGGCGACCACGCCCATGTCGTGCGTGATGAAGATCACGCCCATGTTCATCTCGTCCTGCAAGCCGCGGATCAGTTGCAGAATCTGCGCCTGGATCGTCACGTCGAGCGCGGTGGTGGGTTCATCGGCGATCAGCAGCGCGGGCTTGCACGACAGCGCCATCGCGATCATCACGCGCTGACGCATGCCGCCCGACAGTTGATGCGGAAACCGCGCCGCCACGCGCCGAGCTTCCGGAATGCGCACGAGTTCCAGCAAGCGCAGCGTTTCTGCATGCGCGGCCGAGCCGCTCTTGCCCTGATGCAAGGCGATTGCTTCGCTGATCTGATCGCCTACCGTGAAGACCGGATTGAGCGAGGTCATCGGCTCCTGAAAGATCATCGCGATGTCGGCGCCGCGAATCGAACGCATGGCGCCGGACGACGCTTTCGCGAGGTCGAGCACGCTGCCGTCGCGGCGCCGGAAAGCGACGCTGCCGCCGGCAAGGCGCCCGCCGCCGTGCTCGATCAAGCGCATCAACGCGAGCGACGTCACCGATTTGCCCGAACCCGATTCGCCGACGATCGCCAGCGTCTCACCGCGCTCGACCGTCAGCGACAGATTGCGGACCGCGTTGAACGTGTTCTCGCCGCTGCGAAATGCGACCGACAGATCGTCGACCGCGAGCACGCGTTGCGGCGGCAAGGTTTCGACAAGCGAACGGGTGGTGTGCGATGAAGTCGGCACGATGGTTCCTTTGAATTCGAACGCGGCTGGCGAAAGTTCAGGCGAAAGTCAGGCTTTACGGGGGTGGACGCGCTAGCGGTAAATCGCCGTCACCGGCGTTTCACCGAACCGCGCAAAACCGCGATACATACCTTCGGTATTGAACGGCAGCGCGACGTTGCCGCGCGCATCGACGGCAATCAGGCCACCGTGGCCGTCGATCTTCGGCAGGCGGTTCATCACCACATCGGCGGCGGCCTCCTGCAGCGACACATTGCGGTAGGCCATTTGCGCGGCGACGTCGTAGGCCGCCACCATGCGCATGAACATTTCGCCCGTGCCGGTGGTCGAGACGGCGCAGGTCGCGTCGTCCGCGTAACAGCCCGCGCCGATCAGCGGCGTATCGCCGACCCGGCCGACCTGCTTGTTGGTGACGCCGCCGGTCGAGGTCGCCGCCGCCACATGGCCGTGCCGATCGAGCGCGACCGCGCCGACGGTGCCGAACTTGCGGTTCGGGTCGATCGGTTCGTGCGGCGTCGGATCGTCGTCGTTCGAAGTCGGCGTGGCGGCAAGCGTGGCGCCGTCGTGATCGAGCATGGCGCGCTGCTGATCGCGCGCGAGCAGCCATTGACGATGGCGCGCTTCGGTATGGAAATACTCAGGCTCGACGAGTTCGAGCCCTTGCGCGGCGGCGAAGGCTTCCGCGCCTTCGCCCGTGAACAGCACATGCTCGCTGCGTTCGAGCACGCGGCGCGCAGCCAGAACCGGATTGCGCACGCGCTTCACGCAGCAGATCGCGCCGGCTTCGAGCGTGCGGCCGTCCATGATCGCCGCGTCGAGTTCGTGGGTGCCGGCCGCCGTGTAAACCGCGCCGCGCGCCGCGTTGAAAAGCGGGCAGTCTTCGAGCAGGCGTACGGCTTCACTGATGGCGTCGAGCGCGCTGCCGCCCTCGGCGAGCACGCGCTGGCCGGCGCTCAGCACGGCATGCAAGGCGGCGTGATAGTCGGCTTCGGCGCTGGCCGACATCGACGCGCGCAGGATCGTCCCTGCGCCGCCATGAATGGCAATGACTGCGTTGGAGTTCATCGTTTGGATTTGTTAGTGCGAGGAGTTCGGGCGGTGCGTGCAGTGCGGGTCGCGTTGCGCGTGGGCCGCGCGCTCGCGCCGGCGGCTTCGGCTTGCGGATCGACCAGCCATGGCAGCAGGAATTCGCTGACTTCGGCTGCGGCCTTCACCGAGCGTTTCGTTCGGTACGCCACTGCGTCGCACAGCGCTTCGATCACGGCGAGCACGGCCGAATCGGCGTTCGCCGCGAGCCGCCGATCGGCACGGATGTAAAGCGAGAGGTCGGCGAATTGCGCAAGCGGCGAACGCTGACTGTCGGTGAGCGCGAGCACGCGAGCACCACGGCTTGCCGCGCGGTGCGCGAGCTCGATCGTGTCTTCGACATAACGCGGAAACGCGATGCCGATCACCAGATCGCCCTCGTTGCAGGCAAACAGACGCCGCGCGGCGTGCGACGGTCCGCCCATCAGCGCGAGCGACTGCACGTTGTCGTGATAAGGCATCAGGCCATGCTCCATCAGCCCGGCGAGAAACGCGCTGGCGCCATAACCGAGCACGAACACGCGGCG
This genomic stretch from Paraburkholderia dioscoreae harbors:
- a CDS encoding amino acid permease; this encodes MNSAQQQDGLKRGLKNRHIQLIALGGAIGTGLFLGSASVLQAAGPSMILGYAIGGIIAFMIMRQLGEMVAQEPVAGSFSHFAYKYWGDFAGFLSGWNYWVLYVLVSMAELTAVGTYVHYWWPGVPTWVSALVCFAGINAINLANVKAYGETEFWFAIIKVAAVVGMIVFGGYLLISGHGGPQASIANLWAHGGFFPHGFHGLFMMLAVIMFSFGGLELIGITAAEADEPQKSIPKAVNQVIYRILIFYICSLTVLLSLYPWNEVAAGGSPFVMIFSQIGSTLTANVLNVVVLTAALSVYNSGVYANSRMLYGLAEQGNAPRALMKVDRRGVPYMAIGLSALATFTCVIVNYLIPAEALGLLMALVVAALVLNWALISLTHLKSRKAMVAAGETLVFKSFWFPVSNWICLAFMALILVILAMTPGLSVSVWLVPAWLVVMWAGYVFKRRRAAVQGGARAVGR
- a CDS encoding alpha/beta fold hydrolase; translation: MSPKRLLCAAALCLCFPAAAALAQTAAPATPPTAAPPVEPAAEPPIEPGMETSAPEAPAPAPVAPAAPPVKAAAAPPPAAPMTGPVRNVVLVHGAFVDGSSWNGVVAKLQQKGYHVSSVQNPLTSLADDVAATRRVLARQDGPTMLVGHSWGGVVITEAGANAPNVAGLVYIAAIAPDLHESTVDLMKRAAPMPAGASIIKDPSGFLWLDRTKYHADFAADVPENLTRVLATAQVPIAATAFSETVSQVAWREKPSWYVITTRDRAVSPEVERFMADRMGAKVVPMASSHLAPVSHAGAIADVIDRAARELSRQQ
- a CDS encoding M55 family metallopeptidase, with amino-acid sequence MKVLISVDIEGIAGVFHPEQTRAGNSEYEAARRWMTLEANAAIEGAFAGGATQVWVNDSHGGFRNLLPDLLDARAQVVLGKPRTLGMMAGLEYGAALVFMIGYHAMSQTRGVLAHTINSFAFARVSLNGVEVGEAGVYGALAEEYGARVGLLSGDDVFAEETAPRFPGARFVVTKSATGNASGVTQSPANARAAIGSAAREVVQQHLANGYARESSHAQTKPLECELRVQTSALADLFCQWPTLTRVDAVTLRFSAASAEHAVRVLNCLSAMSFMLR
- a CDS encoding DmpA family aminopeptidase — its product is MNLPKIQNAPHVGTLPAGPLGTIADVPGVTVGHCTLDEGAVQTGVTVIRPHDGDPFLDKVPAAASVINGFGKSIGLVQVEELGTLETPIALTNTFSVAAVAQAQIRAAVRADPQIGREWSTVNPLVFECNDGYLNDIQALAVTGQHFDEAWAATSSDVASGSVGAGRGMSCFDLKGGIGNASRVVSAAGRSYTVGALVLANFGRLPMLTVDGTPLGRMLAERAAKVETAALSATPATKPEQGSIIMIVATDAPLDARQLKRLSLRAGAGLARTGSVYGHGSGDIALAFSTAYTVPHGADFITLPPLLADERLDPLFRACADSVEQAILDALWRAASVAGRDGHRRLSLRDSVPDLVQLLKPAPR
- the gsiD gene encoding glutathione ABC transporter permease GsiD; its protein translation is MSTTATEPNAASTVKAEPAIRTPWSEFWRKFRKQHVALAAGIFVLLLIALAIAAPHIVPYDPENFFDYDALNAGPSAAHWFGVDSLGRDIFSRILAGSRISLEAGFLSVAIGAVIGTLFGLLAGYYEGWWDRITMRVADVLFAFPGILLAIGVVAILGNGMINVICAVAIFSIPAFARLVRGNTLMLKQLTYIEAARSIGASDWTIIVRHILPGTISSVVVYFTMRIGTSIITAASLSFLGLGAQPPTPEWGAMLNEARADMVTAPHIALFPSLAIFLTVLAFNLLGDGLRDALDPKLDRP
- the gsiC gene encoding glutathione ABC transporter permease GsiC produces the protein MLNFLVKRLFGLLPTLFIVAVLVFLFVHLLPGDPARLAAGPEADEATVALVRADLGLNKPMPQQFASFFVKIAHGDFGVSTRSKRPVSEEIGERFMPTLLLTLASMVWAVVLGMGIGIVSAVWRNRWPDRLGMTLAVSGISFPAFALGMLLMEIFSVKLGWLPIVGDGSWQSYVLPSLTLGAAVAAVMARFTRASFVEVMNEDFVRTARAKGVPEPLVIVKHCLRNAMIPVITMMGLQFGFLLGGSIVVEVVFDWPGLGRLLVDAVSMRDYPVIQAEVLLFSLEFIIINLVVDVLYAVINPTIRFK
- the gsiB gene encoding glutathione ABC transporter substrate-binding protein GsiB, coding for MNLLVPSSPFRLRALVSGGAVVFAMLAGNAAHADTTAVMAVASTFTTLDPYDANDTLSQAVAKSFYQGLFGFDKDMKLVNVLADSYEASSDAKVYTFKLRHGVKFQDGTDFNAAAVKANFDRVTDPANKLKRYNMFNRIEKTEVVDAYTVKITLKAPFSAFINVLAHPSAVMISPDALKKYGKDIAFHPVGTGPFELVKWDPAGDLTVKKFAGYWKKGYPKVDAIDWKPVVDNNTRAALMRTGEADFAFQVPFEQAAQLQSSPKVDLIASPSIIQRYISLNVNQKPFDNPKVREALNYAVNKDALTKVAFAGYATPADGVVPQGVDYAVKQGPWPYDPAKARALLKEAGYPNGFETTLWSAYNYSTAQKVIQFVQQQLAQVGIKAQVEALEAGQRVAKVESAQDAATAPVRMYYAGWSSSTGEADWAITPLLASVSFPPKMVNTAYYKNDAVDSDLKQALETTDRTKKAELYTDAQKRIWADAPWIFLVKEKVVYARSKRLSGAYVAPDGSFNFDEIAIK